In Planctomycetia bacterium, one DNA window encodes the following:
- a CDS encoding FliM/FliN family flagellar motor switch protein: protein MAAAEFMLSQTELDTALNDAQAAVETLANDVSSTLEPALKPQSTAPTEAEASVPVPATASTASDPGNAPSDSSPKAPSSDEPASMPSPSTTAGTTPRPAPPALVLSPKLNRVLKLRVPVVVRLAQRPIRLAEILKLTPGNILEFERTVDSELDLMVNNQVIGSGKAVKVNERFGLRIQSVGDPRQRLRQLTSG, encoded by the coding sequence ATGGCCGCGGCGGAATTCATGCTAAGTCAAACAGAACTGGATACGGCCCTGAACGACGCCCAGGCGGCGGTGGAAACCCTCGCCAACGACGTGTCGTCGACGCTGGAGCCGGCGCTGAAGCCACAATCCACCGCGCCGACCGAGGCGGAAGCATCCGTCCCGGTTCCAGCAACGGCATCGACGGCGTCCGATCCTGGTAACGCTCCGAGCGACTCCTCGCCGAAGGCTCCCTCCAGCGATGAACCGGCTTCGATGCCTTCTCCCTCCACGACCGCTGGGACGACGCCGCGCCCCGCCCCCCCGGCGCTGGTGCTTTCGCCGAAGCTCAATCGTGTTTTGAAACTCCGCGTCCCCGTGGTCGTGCGATTGGCGCAGCGCCCGATTCGCCTGGCCGAGATTCTGAAGCTGACGCCGGGAAATATTCTGGAATTCGAACGCACCGTGGACAGCGAACTGGATCTGATGGTCAACAATCAGGTGATCGGATCGGGCAAAGCCGTTAAAGTCAACGAGCGATTCGGCCTGCGCATCCAATCGGTCGGCGATCCGCGCCAACGGTTGCGGCAGTTGACGAGCGGCTAG
- a CDS encoding GDP-mannose 4,6-dehydratase: MNILVTGAAGFIGYHLSRRFALAGHRVLGVDNLVTGSEANVRALQALPGFEFIRHDIEEPLELPGAIDRIFNFACPASPADFDTKAIEIMLTCSIGVKNLLDLARAKHALFLQASTSECYGDPPPEHHPQKETYRGNVNTLGPRAPYDEGKRFAEAMTMAYHRLYGLHTRIVRIFNTYGPHMRADDGRALPNFIRQALTGQPLTIHGDGLQTRSFCYVDDLVEAICRTADSDVIDPINIGNDAEITIREAAQAVIELSGSQSQLIFTDRPMNDPERRRPDLSRAREVLGWQPSMPWREGFKRTIDYFRATMSQGG, encoded by the coding sequence ATGAACATCCTTGTGACTGGAGCGGCCGGCTTCATCGGCTATCACTTATCGCGTCGCTTCGCGTTGGCGGGGCATCGTGTTCTCGGCGTGGACAACCTGGTGACCGGCAGCGAAGCGAACGTGCGAGCGCTCCAGGCGCTGCCCGGTTTCGAATTCATCCGTCATGACATCGAGGAGCCGCTGGAGCTGCCCGGTGCCATTGACCGCATCTTCAATTTCGCCTGCCCGGCCAGTCCGGCGGACTTCGACACCAAGGCGATTGAGATCATGCTCACGTGCAGCATCGGCGTGAAAAATCTGCTCGATCTGGCGCGCGCGAAACACGCATTGTTTCTGCAAGCGTCCACCAGCGAATGCTACGGCGACCCGCCGCCGGAGCATCATCCGCAGAAGGAAACGTATCGCGGAAACGTCAACACGCTCGGGCCCCGCGCGCCCTACGACGAGGGCAAACGCTTCGCCGAAGCCATGACCATGGCCTATCATCGCCTGTACGGCCTGCACACCCGCATCGTGCGCATCTTCAATACCTATGGTCCGCACATGCGCGCCGACGACGGCCGCGCCCTGCCGAACTTCATTCGACAGGCCCTCACGGGGCAGCCGCTGACGATCCACGGCGACGGCTTGCAGACGCGATCGTTCTGTTACGTCGATGACCTCGTGGAAGCGATCTGTCGCACGGCAGACAGCGATGTGATCGACCCGATCAACATCGGAAACGATGCGGAGATCACGATCCGGGAGGCGGCCCAGGCCGTCATCGAATTGAGCGGGAGCCAGAGCCAGTTGATCTTTACGGATCGCCCGATGAACGATCCCGAGCGTCGTCGGCCGGACTTGTCCCGCGCCCGCGAGGTGCTGGGCTGGCAGCCATCGATGCCGTGGCGCGAGGGCTTCAAGCGGACGATTGACTATTTTCGAGCGACGATGTCGCAGGGGGGTTGA
- a CDS encoding FAD-binding protein, translating into MSDAVKAIFQRSVDALNELSGRIRGDVRADRLSRALYSTDASIYQMTPAGVVLPRSVEDVCETLRAGARHGAPITARGAGTGLAGGAVNVGIQLDCSRYLNRIVAMDAARRMAIVEPGVVLDELNAALAPMGLHVAPDVATSSRATLGGMIANNSCGAHSVLVGRTVDHVLALEAVLSDGSVARWGEAAALAELERTRGPIPPSRLADDAERSLSGIANEFASEIAARYPKVMRRNGGYALDRLRTDGERVNVETILCGSEGTLAVVTAAVLKLTPLPACRGLVVAHFSDLLDSLAATPVCLEHGPAAVELIDKLILDAARESRHGAARDRLIEGDPRGILVIELYDESVERLNERLQGVAGDLRRRGMGYAWPVVIDAAHQAGVWNLRKAGLGLLMSRPGERQPYDFVDDCAVDPARLRDFIARFMVVLREEGVEECSYYAHASVGCLHVKPVLNLRRLSDVRRMVRVADRISALTLEFGGAFTGEHGDGLVRSCWLERMFGPALVGAFARVKAAFDPGNILNPGKIVSPLGMADNLRWRPVEDEASGEGADGPARGHVAHRPVELTVLDFSAHGGMAGLAEMCSGVGQCRSRLVGTMCPSYMATGDERDTTRGRANALRLALGDHGLLHGLDDPALDEVMDLCLSCKACKTECPTGVDMAKLKAEWLRRRNEHVGVPWRSRAVAAMPSLSKWMSVAPGFANAVMQSRLTRAAMERFIGFDRRIAPPRLAKQTFRAWWRRRAGRGGPWRGESDARVADGGEVVYFVDTWTNYYAPQVGVAAVRVLEALGCRVRVVDNVCCGRPAISKGLLHEASQLAERNIALLAPFAELGVPIVGTEPSCILTFGDEAPQLLRSSAARQVARHAMMIESFLSRRSDALRRLAPAERPRILYHAHCHQKAMPGSTAAMAALGAVCDAAEIPSGCCGMAGSFGHEVEHYDVARAIGEQRLFPAVRGSDGARVAVSGFSCREQIAHHTDRRPVHLIEIIAEQIADQPPCDIVARK; encoded by the coding sequence ATGAGCGACGCGGTGAAAGCCATCTTCCAGCGATCCGTCGATGCTTTGAATGAACTCTCCGGGCGCATTCGCGGAGACGTGCGGGCGGACCGCCTGTCGCGCGCGTTGTATTCGACCGACGCGAGTATTTATCAAATGACGCCGGCGGGCGTGGTGCTGCCCCGATCCGTCGAAGACGTCTGCGAGACGCTTCGCGCCGGCGCGCGGCACGGCGCGCCGATCACCGCGCGCGGCGCGGGAACAGGTCTGGCCGGCGGTGCCGTCAACGTCGGCATTCAACTCGATTGTTCGCGGTATCTGAATCGAATTGTCGCGATGGATGCAGCGAGGCGGATGGCGATCGTCGAGCCGGGCGTGGTGCTCGATGAGTTGAACGCCGCGCTGGCGCCGATGGGGCTGCACGTCGCGCCGGACGTGGCGACGAGCAGCCGTGCGACGCTGGGTGGGATGATCGCGAACAACTCCTGCGGGGCGCATTCGGTGCTGGTGGGGCGAACGGTGGATCACGTCCTCGCGCTGGAAGCTGTCCTGTCGGATGGTTCGGTGGCGCGCTGGGGCGAGGCTGCGGCGCTGGCGGAATTGGAGCGAACGCGCGGACCGATCCCCCCGTCGCGGCTGGCGGACGACGCGGAGCGGTCTCTGTCAGGCATTGCAAATGAGTTCGCATCGGAGATCGCCGCGCGCTACCCCAAGGTGATGCGTCGCAACGGCGGCTACGCGCTGGACCGGCTGCGAACCGATGGCGAGCGCGTCAACGTCGAGACGATCCTCTGCGGCAGCGAGGGGACGCTGGCGGTGGTGACGGCTGCGGTGCTGAAGCTGACGCCGTTGCCGGCGTGCCGAGGTCTCGTCGTCGCGCATTTTTCTGATTTGCTGGATTCGCTGGCGGCGACGCCGGTCTGCCTTGAACACGGCCCCGCGGCGGTCGAGTTGATTGACAAGCTGATCCTCGATGCCGCACGCGAGAGCCGGCACGGCGCGGCGCGCGATCGACTGATCGAGGGCGACCCGCGCGGCATCCTGGTGATTGAACTCTACGATGAATCGGTGGAGCGGCTGAATGAGCGGTTGCAAGGCGTGGCAGGCGATCTGCGCCGGCGCGGCATGGGTTATGCATGGCCCGTGGTGATTGACGCGGCGCATCAAGCCGGCGTGTGGAACCTGCGCAAGGCGGGCCTGGGGCTGCTGATGTCGCGGCCGGGCGAGCGACAGCCGTACGATTTCGTGGATGATTGTGCCGTTGATCCGGCACGGCTGCGGGATTTCATCGCCCGGTTCATGGTCGTATTGCGCGAAGAAGGCGTCGAGGAATGCAGCTACTACGCCCACGCCAGCGTCGGTTGCCTGCACGTCAAGCCGGTGCTGAACCTGCGGCGGCTGTCCGACGTGCGTCGGATGGTGCGCGTGGCCGATCGCATCAGCGCGCTGACGCTGGAGTTCGGCGGCGCCTTCACCGGCGAACATGGCGACGGCCTCGTGCGAAGCTGCTGGCTGGAGCGGATGTTCGGTCCGGCCCTGGTGGGCGCGTTCGCGCGGGTGAAGGCGGCGTTCGATCCCGGCAACATTCTTAATCCCGGCAAGATCGTCTCGCCGCTGGGCATGGCCGACAACCTGCGCTGGCGGCCGGTCGAGGACGAGGCGTCCGGCGAGGGTGCGGACGGGCCGGCGCGCGGTCATGTCGCGCATCGCCCGGTTGAGTTGACCGTGTTGGACTTTTCAGCGCACGGCGGCATGGCGGGACTCGCCGAGATGTGCAGCGGCGTCGGCCAGTGTCGTTCGCGCCTCGTCGGCACGATGTGTCCGTCGTACATGGCGACCGGCGACGAGCGCGACACGACCCGCGGCCGGGCCAATGCCTTGCGATTGGCGCTGGGCGATCACGGATTGTTGCACGGGCTGGACGATCCCGCGCTGGACGAGGTGATGGACCTGTGCCTCTCGTGCAAGGCGTGCAAGACGGAATGTCCGACGGGTGTCGATATGGCGAAGCTGAAGGCCGAGTGGCTCCGTCGGCGGAATGAGCACGTCGGCGTGCCGTGGCGCAGCCGGGCCGTTGCGGCGATGCCTAGCTTGTCAAAGTGGATGAGCGTTGCGCCGGGTTTTGCGAATGCCGTGATGCAGTCGCGCTTGACGCGTGCGGCAATGGAACGATTCATCGGATTCGACCGGCGTATCGCCCCACCGAGGCTGGCGAAACAGACCTTTCGCGCCTGGTGGCGTCGACGGGCGGGGCGAGGCGGACCTTGGCGGGGCGAGTCGGATGCACGGGTTGCAGATGGCGGCGAGGTTGTCTATTTCGTCGATACGTGGACGAATTACTACGCCCCGCAGGTCGGCGTCGCGGCGGTGCGCGTGCTGGAAGCGCTCGGATGCCGCGTGCGTGTTGTTGACAACGTGTGCTGCGGACGACCGGCGATCAGCAAGGGCCTGTTGCACGAGGCGTCGCAGCTTGCCGAGCGAAACATCGCATTGCTCGCGCCGTTTGCCGAGTTGGGCGTACCGATCGTCGGCACCGAGCCGAGTTGCATTCTCACCTTCGGCGACGAAGCCCCCCAATTGCTGCGCTCAAGCGCGGCGCGGCAGGTGGCGAGGCACGCCATGATGATCGAGTCGTTTCTGTCGCGGCGTTCCGATGCTTTGCGAAGGCTCGCTCCTGCCGAGCGTCCGCGCATCCTGTATCACGCCCACTGCCACCAAAAGGCGATGCCCGGCTCAACCGCCGCGATGGCGGCGCTCGGCGCGGTGTGCGACGCGGCGGAGATTCCCAGCGGCTGTTGCGGCATGGCCGGCTCTTTTGGTCACGAAGTAGAGCATTACGACGTTGCCCGCGCGATCGGCGAGCAGCGATTGTTCCCTGCCGTCCGGGGGAGCGATGGAGCACGCGTGGCGGTTTCGGGCTTCTCCTGCCGCGAACAAATCGCACACCACACGGACCGTCGGCCCGTTCATCTGATCGAGATCATCGCGGAACAGATCGCCGATCAACCCCCCTGCGACATCGTCGCTCGAAAATAG
- a CDS encoding class I SAM-dependent methyltransferase, translated as MDPANPSLELPRACPLCGATGAAVMFTGRDTVYETPGQWEVVRCAFCTLLFTHPAAPIDGVRRHYPSSYSAHAAAGAHRRRRLRDPWDRVTPFGGGRLLDVGCGSGGYLARMRDRGWRCVGVEPSPAAVAAARSAGLEVVQGVLPGANVTGPFEVAVMLGVIGCLPDPLATLRAVRELLAPGGRLIVSEHNAASAASLRFGPYWQGWDLPRHYTHLTPETMTALLDRAGFHRVRLSWRRRSSRWRHSANALLRTRRGSRLTEWIARSRLIASWMSALHGRGPRADEIVAEADR; from the coding sequence ATGGATCCCGCGAACCCGTCGCTGGAACTTCCGCGCGCCTGTCCGCTCTGCGGCGCGACCGGAGCAGCGGTGATGTTTACCGGGCGCGACACCGTCTACGAGACGCCAGGTCAATGGGAGGTCGTCCGCTGTGCGTTCTGCACGCTGTTGTTTACGCACCCGGCGGCTCCGATCGACGGCGTGCGCCGGCATTATCCAAGCTCTTACTCCGCGCATGCGGCGGCCGGCGCGCACCGCCGCAGGCGACTGCGCGATCCATGGGATCGCGTCACGCCGTTCGGCGGCGGACGGTTGTTGGACGTGGGTTGCGGCAGCGGCGGATATCTGGCCCGCATGCGCGACCGGGGTTGGCGATGCGTCGGCGTGGAGCCTTCGCCCGCGGCGGTGGCGGCTGCGCGATCGGCCGGATTGGAAGTCGTGCAGGGCGTATTGCCTGGCGCAAACGTCACCGGTCCGTTTGAGGTCGCGGTGATGCTCGGAGTGATCGGCTGTCTGCCCGACCCGCTGGCGACGCTGCGCGCGGTTCGAGAATTGCTCGCGCCGGGCGGGCGGCTCATTGTTTCCGAGCACAACGCGGCATCGGCCGCGTCGCTGCGATTCGGGCCGTACTGGCAGGGATGGGATTTGCCTCGTCACTACACGCATCTGACACCGGAAACGATGACGGCGCTGCTGGATCGCGCTGGGTTTCATCGCGTGCGTCTCTCCTGGCGGCGGCGTTCCTCGCGCTGGCGGCATTCGGCCAACGCGCTTCTGCGGACCCGGCGGGGTAGCCGGTTGACCGAATGGATCGCGCGATCGCGATTGATTGCCAGTTGGATGTCGGCGCTGCACGGTCGCGGGCCGCGCGCCGATGAGATCGTCGCCGAGGCCGATCGATGA
- a CDS encoding polysaccharide deacetylase family protein, with translation MGAMSRWFEKRRRRLTAFVGSRLHSLPAPAEPTCCLLCDFEGHFAGEAGAAFADRGTDRLLTLLDSLGLRITFNVVADLCRSHPKRVARIRDAGHEIACHGHRHERPRDLPRTNLDNMLQDALDCFAELGVRPIGFRSPESAWSVPLLPALARHGFRWNAERDPAIGPYRISRGLIRFPVRTDDWDLTDLAASSDTASRIRLLLDKWTLHARSGVHGSGLLLIGVHEWVFGLRDGYDDALGDWIAHCRRDGWQFHTIGDVAEGLRETR, from the coding sequence TTGGGTGCCATGTCTCGCTGGTTCGAAAAACGCCGTCGACGCCTGACGGCCTTCGTTGGGTCGCGGCTGCACAGCCTGCCCGCGCCGGCCGAGCCGACTTGCTGCTTGTTGTGCGATTTCGAGGGGCACTTTGCGGGCGAGGCGGGAGCAGCGTTCGCCGATCGTGGGACGGATCGCTTACTCACGCTGCTGGATTCGCTCGGGCTGCGGATTACGTTCAACGTCGTCGCCGACTTGTGCCGCTCGCACCCAAAACGTGTCGCGCGGATTCGCGATGCCGGCCATGAGATCGCCTGTCACGGTCACCGTCACGAGCGCCCCCGCGATCTGCCTCGAACGAACCTCGACAACATGCTGCAAGACGCCCTCGACTGCTTTGCGGAGCTTGGCGTGCGACCGATCGGCTTCCGCTCACCGGAATCGGCCTGGAGCGTGCCGCTGCTGCCTGCGCTGGCGCGACATGGCTTTCGCTGGAACGCGGAGCGCGACCCGGCGATAGGGCCCTATCGGATTTCGCGCGGGCTGATTCGCTTTCCCGTGCGAACCGACGATTGGGATCTCACTGATCTTGCCGCATCAAGCGACACGGCGAGCAGGATTCGCTTGCTGCTGGACAAATGGACCTTGCATGCGCGGAGTGGCGTTCACGGGAGCGGCCTGTTGCTCATCGGGGTGCATGAATGGGTTTTCGGTTTGCGTGACGGCTACGACGATGCGCTCGGAGACTGGATCGCACACTGCCGGCGCGACGGCTGGCAGTTTCACACGATAGGCGACGTCGCCGAGGGTTTGAGAGAGACACGGTAA
- a CDS encoding PEP-CTERM sorting domain-containing protein: MPCRCAQGGRKGEENVASKNISICLVAVALLATVSVASADVVPDTIQSANSPFALMPANGSVEGASVVYSRMTETGFRYNPASAGTLTPADPLRVAFDDVPVPNATMGANTALSVSRVTVGVRRLANAPAVTVDLFWATASTGPIAPDTELDIPYNSICTVALPANGATSVTSLVTCGDGVNPIAGMSNVPLNDTLITGFKTFLIGMRFSNGDANNGWRITSGASANANVFWQHDPNMTGQPNPEGAFLFSTANPPNPPASFMIEVEGTPVPEPTSLALLGLGALGLIARRRK; encoded by the coding sequence GTGCCGTGTCGCTGCGCCCAAGGAGGGCGCAAGGGAGAGGAAAACGTGGCTTCTAAGAACATCAGCATATGTCTCGTTGCGGTCGCTTTGTTGGCGACGGTCTCTGTCGCGAGCGCGGATGTGGTTCCTGATACCATTCAATCGGCTAACTCGCCGTTCGCGCTGATGCCGGCAAATGGTTCGGTGGAGGGCGCGTCGGTCGTGTACAGCCGAATGACGGAGACCGGCTTCCGCTACAACCCGGCGTCGGCAGGTACCCTCACGCCAGCCGATCCGCTCCGCGTGGCTTTTGATGACGTCCCGGTTCCCAATGCGACGATGGGTGCCAATACGGCGTTGTCGGTCAGCCGCGTGACCGTCGGTGTTCGTCGGCTTGCAAACGCGCCGGCCGTCACAGTCGATCTCTTCTGGGCGACTGCATCGACTGGTCCCATTGCTCCCGATACCGAGCTGGATATTCCGTACAACAGCATTTGCACGGTTGCTTTGCCCGCCAATGGTGCAACGTCTGTGACGTCGCTTGTCACGTGCGGTGACGGCGTCAACCCGATCGCCGGGATGTCGAACGTGCCGTTGAACGACACGCTTATCACGGGGTTCAAGACCTTCCTGATTGGCATGCGGTTCAGCAATGGCGACGCCAATAATGGCTGGCGCATCACCAGCGGTGCATCTGCCAATGCGAACGTCTTCTGGCAGCATGACCCGAACATGACTGGCCAGCCCAATCCCGAAGGCGCGTTCCTGTTCAGCACTGCGAACCCGCCGAATCCGCCGGCTTCGTTCATGATCGAAGTCGAAGGCACGCCGGTTCCGGAGCCGACCTCGCTGGCTCTGCTCGGCTTGGGCGCGCTGGGCCTGATCGCCCGCCGCCGCAAGTAA
- a CDS encoding tetratricopeptide repeat protein, which produces MQQVNLRPPDLIDGSRGAIARGRRRSAIFAVGIAIVTVFAFLPALRGEFLNWDDNFLFTENPNYRGLGIPQLKWMFTHALLAHYQPLTWMTLGLDYCIWGMNPLGYHLTSIVWHAANAVLLFFLSRRILQLAQCPALDPETADAQNTTKRLTQGAVLAALIFAVHPLRVESVAWITERRDVVSLFFLLVCTSAYLRYATNRENRARWYLAALGFYIASMLAKVWGLTWPLGLLVLDAYPLRRLTATECSPRDRLAVFASRLAEKVPFAAVAFVLGRYSYRLQSAYGIISSEPQPWTERLAKTFHALWFYLEKTIWPVGLGPVYEVPIPFDPFAPRFVLSAAAVAIIATGAAVLAVRKPAISVSLIVYAIIISPTLGLVSSNLALTADRYSYVATIPLAVLLGASWLGRRRSRLRWRIQGAASSLAILLLMGATWRQCGVWRSSESLWQRALQLDPHSWNAHNNIGAIRMQEKNWAAAAEHFRRALDRLPGNARCAMNLSKCLVNLQQPDEALKVLRAAADPASRDVAIQCALVQRLLNLNDLVAAESLASSLASASPDDPFAHFAKAFVAERAGQRLAAGDSYAEAIKKLEEKVVEPSRVRIMGLETLNYYRIGCKYLSVLFLERGDLARAGEYERKWVESAR; this is translated from the coding sequence ATGCAGCAGGTCAACTTGCGCCCCCCCGATCTGATTGATGGTTCCCGCGGGGCGATTGCACGCGGGCGACGCCGGAGCGCGATCTTCGCGGTTGGTATTGCCATTGTGACGGTGTTCGCATTTCTGCCCGCGCTGCGGGGCGAGTTCCTCAATTGGGATGACAACTTCCTGTTCACCGAGAACCCGAACTACCGGGGCCTGGGAATTCCCCAATTGAAATGGATGTTTACCCATGCCCTCCTCGCGCATTACCAACCCCTGACTTGGATGACGCTCGGGCTGGACTATTGCATCTGGGGCATGAACCCGCTCGGCTATCATCTGACGAGTATCGTGTGGCACGCCGCGAACGCCGTCCTGCTCTTTTTCCTGTCGCGCCGCATCCTCCAGCTTGCGCAGTGCCCAGCGCTGGATCCCGAAACCGCTGATGCCCAAAACACAACGAAACGATTGACACAAGGCGCCGTACTGGCCGCGCTGATCTTCGCGGTTCATCCCCTCCGCGTGGAGTCCGTTGCCTGGATCACCGAGCGCCGGGACGTCGTGTCGCTTTTCTTTCTGCTGGTTTGCACCAGCGCCTACCTGCGCTATGCAACGAACCGAGAAAACCGCGCCCGCTGGTACCTAGCCGCGCTGGGGTTTTACATCGCGTCAATGCTCGCAAAGGTGTGGGGGCTGACTTGGCCGCTCGGGTTGCTTGTCCTGGATGCATATCCGTTGCGAAGGCTGACGGCGACGGAATGCTCGCCGCGCGACCGCTTGGCCGTATTCGCAAGCCGACTCGCGGAGAAGGTTCCCTTTGCGGCGGTGGCGTTTGTCCTGGGGCGTTATTCCTATCGGCTTCAATCGGCCTATGGAATCATCTCCAGCGAACCCCAACCCTGGACGGAGCGGTTGGCCAAGACGTTTCATGCGCTTTGGTTCTACCTGGAAAAGACGATTTGGCCCGTCGGGCTTGGTCCGGTCTATGAGGTGCCGATCCCGTTTGATCCATTCGCGCCGCGATTTGTCCTTTCGGCCGCTGCCGTTGCGATCATCGCGACGGGAGCCGCCGTACTGGCTGTGCGAAAGCCGGCGATTTCAGTTTCGCTCATTGTATACGCAATCATCATTTCTCCGACGCTGGGATTGGTTTCGTCCAACCTGGCGCTGACGGCGGATCGGTATTCGTATGTAGCGACGATTCCCCTGGCGGTCCTATTGGGAGCGAGCTGGCTTGGTCGGCGCCGTTCACGCCTGCGTTGGCGCATTCAGGGCGCGGCGTCGTCGCTGGCGATCCTGCTGCTCATGGGGGCGACGTGGCGACAATGCGGCGTCTGGCGATCTTCCGAGTCGCTCTGGCAACGAGCGCTGCAACTGGACCCTCATTCGTGGAACGCACACAACAACATCGGCGCGATCCGAATGCAGGAGAAGAATTGGGCGGCAGCCGCCGAGCACTTCCGCCGCGCGTTGGACCGGCTCCCCGGCAACGCGCGCTGCGCTATGAATTTATCAAAATGTCTTGTTAACCTTCAGCAGCCGGATGAGGCGCTGAAGGTCTTACGCGCGGCTGCGGACCCCGCCTCCCGCGATGTCGCGATTCAATGCGCCCTGGTTCAGCGACTTCTCAATCTGAACGATCTCGTCGCCGCGGAATCGCTCGCTTCGTCCCTCGCTAGCGCCTCCCCGGATGATCCGTTTGCGCACTTTGCCAAGGCCTTTGTGGCGGAGCGCGCCGGCCAGCGCCTTGCCGCCGGGGACAGCTATGCCGAGGCGATTAAGAAGCTGGAAGAAAAGGTCGTGGAGCCGTCCCGGGTCCGGATAATGGGTCTCGAAACGCTTAACTACTATCGAATTGGATGTAAATACCTGTCCGTTCTGTTCTTAGAGAGGGGGGACCTTGCAAGGGCAGGAGAATACGAGCGTAAATGGGTGGAGTCGGCAAGATAA